The stretch of DNA AGTCACGTTGTTCCATGACGGCGCTGTAGAGGTCAGGGTGGACGTCGACTGACTTGCTCTCCCTAAACATGGGACATTGATACTGAAAAAACATAGGATACATGGGATTTTTTAACACCAAAATGTAGGCCATGGAGTTATGTTGTAGTGATAACATTTCTTACGTCTATTTGGAATCTATACATACATCTACATGCATACTATTTACATATCTTGTCTTTTTCCTTGTTTGGTTCTCATATTCTCCGTTTCTATGATTTTGCCGAGATAGTCTAGATTTTTGTGGGAAATTGGTTCCTGGGGCGTCAAGGTTGGCATTTTTTGCCCTACCGATCCTGACAAAAGATGAATCTCTTGGGCTAGGTAATTTTGTAGCAATTTTATCTCTTGGAAGAGATTCATTGCCGTAGAATGTAGAATGTATCATCATCGCCATTGGCGAATCAAAATCCTTTTTGTTTCACCTGCACAACTGAATCGAAGTTGTGTCCATGTTGCTTTTGCAAATAAATCTGTAACCTGTTTTCAAAAGCAGAACAGGGGGATTAAACCGCAAGTCCCATGGCATCACAATGCAAGTTTTATCATGGGAATAAAACCCATCTATTGCATGCAGGTAAACCTGGTAATGGTTTGGTCTCAAACCATAGTTTTAATTTGGTTTATTCATTGGGCTGCTTAAGTTTGGTTGTAATGGGCTGAGGCCCTGTTTCAATTTGGTTTGGTCTGGGCTTTAGTAATTAGTAGATTGGTTTGGTTTGGTCTGGACTGAGACAAATCGGTCTCAGACCGGTTTCTGTCTACGTACAAAACCGGTGGAGCAACCAAATCTACCTTACACGAGACGCCGGCCAATACTTCCAGGCCTCTAGTTGGGATAGGGATCGCCGCGCCGGCCGCTGGAGCTCCGGTCGCAGCCTCCCTCACCTATCTGCCGCTGCCGAAGCGCCTACCGACTTCACCGCCGTGCACGCCCACTCATAGCTGCTGTCGTCTCCCAGCTGATGCGCGCCTGGAACCGAAGCTGCACTACCAGAAAATCAGCTTAGGCCGACGGCctcatctatgccgacggcccccgtcggcatagataGACCTATGCCAACGGCCAAGGACAGGCCGTAGGCGTAGAAAAGCCGTCGGCATACGTCCATCTATGCTGacggggccgtcggcatagatgagGCCGTCGGCACCGCTCGAGATACGCCTACGGAGCCCATCGGCATAGCGCAGGCCGTCGGCATATCCCAGGCCCACCTATCCGGTCAGCGCTGACCGTTTGATGACGTTGAACCGACGCCGGCGGGAGGTAacggcggccgtcggcatagtGTTGCTGACATCACCGATCCACGTCGTCGACACGTCATTGATCTAAGCGAGGGGGGGCGTTGTGTGGCAGAGATATGCCTACGgcatagccgtcggcataggcctggcCCATGCCCCTCTGCCACGTCATCGATGTGTGTGCCATGCCACGACAACGATCCGTGGGACTGCAGTGTGCGCACAGCCGTCGGCAtacatttattttatttttactttattttagtTTTTATTTTTCCATAAGATAATTATGCCTTATCTAAAAAATACCCCGATGGTATATCGATTGCCCCCCGTTACGAACGTCGCTATCGCCGTGTCACGGAGGGGGGAAATGGTCGACACGGAGGTAATTCTGGTTAGTGGGGGGATTCGGGGTGTAGCTATGTCACCGAAACATCTTGCGGGTCCCGATGCATATGTGAAAGTGTTCAGGCATgtgtagacgcccgtcttggggctccgcaGTGTGGCCCCCCCCCTCCACGCAAGGCAGTGCCGCCGTCACTTGGAGGGGGCcaaaccccggagacgcgtgccacctcttcggacatgccaccacaccgtacgacatgtatgaggtcccggtgcgacgctccggtggcattgctatcccccagggcccccgtcccgcctaaccctgtagcgtttgaccacgggatctagccctttgactttgcacggacgggctttgagcAGTGGACCTATCCATCCGGTTGTGTTAgatcagcccataggaacactttggagcaacatccgggccagacccacagcaagatcccctccgtgtagccCTTACGCacccgtttcccccctccaggtgccggcggcggcacCGTCAGTGAggggggggggcacaccccggagacacgtgccgcctcttcggacatgccaccacaccacccctcATGTATGAGGGCTCGGTGCGACGCTCCGATGGCATTGCTACTCCTAGGGTCTCTGTCCCACCTAATcatgtagcgtttgaccacgggatctagccctttgactttgcacgaaCGGGCTTtaaccagtggacctctccacccagttgtgttaggtcagcccatagaaacactttggagcaacatccgggtcagacccacagcaagatcccctccgtgtagacccgacgcgtccgtttccccctcTAGGTGCCGGCAGCGACGCCATCCGTGAGGGGGGGGGGCACACCCCCGAGACGCGTgacgcctcttcggacatgccaccacaccactcctcatgtatgagggcccggtgcgacgctccagtggcattgctaccccccaccagggccccccgtcccgcctaaccctgtagcgtttgaccacgggatctagccctttgactttgcacggacgggctttgagcAGTGGACCTATTCATCCGGTTGTGTTAgatcagcccataggaacactttggagcaacatccggaccagacccacagcaagatcccctccatGTAGCCCttacgcgtccgtttcccccctcgaGGTGCCGGTGGCGGCGTCGTcagtgaggggggcacaccccggagacgcgtgccacctcttcggacatgccaccacactacccctcatgtatgagggcccggtgcgacgctccggtggcattgctacccctcACCAGGGCCCCTGTCCCGCCGTGTAGACCTCACGGGCGTGGCTGCCGCCGTGGCCCGGAGGAGGGAAACGGCCACGTCGGGCCGACACGGAGGGTATCTTTGGGTGGGTTGGTCCGGGATGGTGTTGGGGGTGCAGCTATGGGCTGGGCTGCGGAAATCAGGTGAAAAGGTCCACCGGACAGACCCAGTCCGGCGCAAGTCAAAGAGTTAGATCCGGCGGTCATCTATGTCAGGGTTAGACAGGACGGGGTACCGGaggggggtagcaatgccgccagGTTTTGCGGTGGGCCCTACTACGCTTGTGGAAGCATGGTGGCACGCTCAGGCACCCGACACGCGACTCCgggttgtgcccccctcacggGCGTCGCCGCCGCCATGTCTCGGAGGTGGAAAATGACATCCATCATGGAAAGTGGACTATCACGGTGAAACCTTGAGACTATTTTTGGGCGAGGTGATACTATTTTTTACATTGTGCTGAGAGTCACACATATGTCataataaaaaaaaataaaaaaaattgcaaagtatctatgccgacggctagatTGACACGTGGGACCcagcctatgccgacggctagatTGACACGTGGGACCCAGCCTATGCAGACGGCCGAGCCGTCGGCATAGTGCCACCTTATCCACTCGGCCTGTCTCCTCCTCCACTCATTTCTCTCCAACCGCACCCGACCCCGACCCCTACTGCCGTCGCCCACCTCCTCCGCTGCCCGCTCCtccccgcccgcgccgccccgccccgaGCACGCCGCCGCCCGTGCCTCCCCGCCCCGACCCCGCACCTCCCCGCCCCAACTCCGGCCGACCGTCTCGAAGGTGAAAATTTTATGTATTTTTTTAGAAATTTGTAGCTAGTTAGATAGATAGTTAGATAGGTATTTAGATAGTTAGATACATAGTTAGATAGATAGTTATATAGATAGTTAGACAGGTAGATAGTTAGATAGTTAGATAGATAGTGAGATAGGTAGTAAAGAAATTTGGTTTGATGAGATGGTATATGTTGCATATCTTGAAAAAAATTTGGTTCGATGAGATGAATCAATGATTATGACGAATAGgtgataatgatgatgatgaatatgtgatgacgatgatgaataTATTGTTAATGTTGTTACTTTTTTTGCCTACATGATGCAAAAATAAATGAATGCATGTTTAAATGTTTTTAATATGCTCTATGAGTTGTGATGTTCTAATTTTTTGCCGCGATGGAATTTGCAGGCTTTGTGGTGTCGCATTTCATCGGAGTGACCTTTGTCCGATGTGTTGGTCCCCCTGAGCACCCCTCTGTTGttcgactacttcctctacagcCGAGGGTGAGCTACAAGTCCATCTCCTCCATTTTTTCATATCACTAGATTTCATTCTCAAGTCAATTGGCGTAACCTAGGCGTCTCCCGTCTGAAAGGGTTGCatcgataaatatgcattcaattgcatatttatcaccgcaCCTCTTTCGAATTGTCCAGCGTTTTTCACGGACTGCCCGAGAATGCGTAGATTGGGTATGTTCTCCATGTTCTACCCCATTTCGAGACAGGGTTTCGGCGGCGCCTCCCCATTGTTCTCCGGAGCACATTCTCTCGGCTATTTGCCAAGACGTGTATCTGGAGAACaacggggaggtgctgccgaaattttgtctcggaacggggtagaatggagaacgtactcaatctacacatcctcgggtgggattaggacccatctttacctattagagatgtaggtggattCAACGCGGTAGAAACTGAAAATTTGATGTGATtaatttaagtgaatccttaaTTATTTTGTGTGGCTTGCAAAAAAGCAGAGGATGGCAGATAGTCAGTGGATGTACCGTGGTTTTATCCATCGGAATCGAGTAACATCAGAGTGGATCGTGAAAACAGATGTGTATTTGAAGGAGATATTCCGTCGTCCAATGAGaattatgaaggaaatatgccctagaggcaataataaagttattacttatttcatgataaatgtttattattcatgttagaattgtattaaccggaaacataatacatgtgtgaatacatagacaaacagagtgtcactagtatgcctctacttgactagctcattaatcaaagagggttatgtttcctaaccatagacaaagagttgttatttgattaatgggatcacatcattagatgaatgatctgattgacttgacccattccgttagcttagcacttgatcgtttagtttgttgctattgctttcttcatgacttatacatgttcctatgactatgagattatgcaactcccgtttaccggaggaacactttgtgtgctaccaaacgtcacaacgtaactgggtgattataaaggtgctctacaggtgtctccaaaggtacttgttgggttggcatatttcgagattaggatttgtcactccgaatatcggagaggtatctctgggccctctcggtaatgcacatcacttaagccttgcaagcattgcaactaatgagttagttgcgggatgatgtattacggaacgagtaaagagacttgccggtgacgagattgaactaggtattggataccgacgatcgaatctcgggcaagtaacataccgatgacaaagggaacaacgtatgttgttatgcggtctgaccgataaagatcttcgtagaatatgtaggagccaatatgagcatccaggttccgctattggttattgaccggagacgtgtctcggtcatgtctacattgttctcaaaccgtagggtccgcactcctaaggtttcgatgacagttatattatgagtttatgcgttttgatgtaccaaaggagttcggagtcccggatgagatcggggacatgacaaggagtctcgaaatggtcgagatgtaaagatcgatatattggacgactatattcggacttcgtaaaggttccgagtgattcgggtatttttcggagtaccgaagagttacgggaattcgccgggagaagcattgggccttattgggccatacgggaaagagagaggggctgcccagggcaggccgcgccccccaaggcctagtccaaattggactagggggaggggctgcgccccctccttccttcccttctctcttccccttccttgtctcctactcctaatacatggaaggactcctagttggactaggaaagggggaatcctactcccggtgggagtaggactcccctagggcgcgccagagagggacggccctcccctcctccactcctttatatacgggggcagggggcaccccatagacacacaagttgatcttcgtgatcgttccttagccgcgtgcggtgcccccctccatgatattacacctcggtcatattgtagcggtgcttaggcgaagccctgcgacgattgaacatcaagatcgtcaccacgccgtcgtgctgacggaactcctccccgaagctttgctggatcggagcccggggaacgtcatcgagctgaacgtgtgccaagaactcggaggtgccggagtaacggtgcttggatcggttggaccgggaagacgtacgactacttcctctacgttgcgtcaacgcttctgcttcggtctacgagggtacgtagacaacactctcccctctcgttgctatgcatcaccatgatcttgcgtgtgcgtaggaatttttttgaaattactacgttccccaacaaattaTCCCACCATGCCCCTGAGCGAGATGTGCCAAACGTCACCGTAGAAATCAGATGGACATGAGTGAGCACCTTCGCACGCACGAATATATGCCAAACTTTGACATGCCGCCGATAAACATAGCCGAGCAGGACCGTGGTAGAGAGGAGGTGATGCGACAACGCATCGATGGATATGAGGACGACGGGGTCAGGGACATGCTAGATGATGTCATTATTGCAGAAACGGAAAATGCGACACCTTCAGAGAATGAACCGGAGGAGCCGGAGGCAACCTCAAAGGCCTTCTTGGAGGTCTTGGCCTCCTCGAAGAAACCTCTTTATGCGGGTGCGAAAATATctcagctggatgccatctcgcaactaATTGCAGTCGAGGCTGAGTACGGCTGTAGCCAGAAATGCTTCGAAGCATTCCTGGGAGTATGGGCTAACAGCCTCCCTGAGGGTCATGAACTGTCGAAAAGCATGTACGAtacaaagaaaatcatgaaggcACTTTCTATGGATTATGATAAAATAGATGTTTGCCCGAagaattgccttttgtttaggcacgagtatgcagatgacaagtactgtaggagtgcggttcgtctcggtacattgaggtggtcggtgaggatggtgagaaaaagcagctaatcatccccgttaaggttctttggtatcttgattttataaaaagactgcaacgccttttcatcacgaaggagtctgtcaaaatgatgaagtggcacaagGAAGGTATAAGGTACAATCCGAAAAAATCGTACATCCATCGGAAGGGGAAGCATGGAAGTCGTTCGATGAAGAATACCCCGAGGAAGCAGCCGAGGCTGGGAATGTCAAAATAGCCATATCAGGTGATGGGTTGAATCCATATGGTATGTCGTCCAATCCATACAGCTGCTGGCCAGTGTTTGTAATTCCGCTCAATCTTCCTCCCAGTGCCCTAATGCAACGGAAGACCAtgttcttgtcgctcatcattCCGGGGCCTGAATACCCGGGGAAGCAATTGGATGTGTTTATGCAGCCGCTGGTGGATGCTTTGCACCATTCTTGGTACTTTCCGAGGTTGACATACGACCGGGATCTGTAgagaaatttcttgatgaaagtttggtTGCACTATTTCATGCATGACTTTCCCGGCTATTCTCTATTCTGCGGATGGTGTACAAGTGGGAAGATGTCATGCCCAGTGTGCATGCAAGCTCTGCGAATGATTTGGCTGAGTAAGGGTGGCAAGTATGTAGCCtttgacctgcatcgacagttcctccctccagaccatccagacagggaagacaagaagaacttcacgaAAGGCCCGGTTGTTCATGAAGTAACTGAGATTCCAACATTTTCGAGGGCAGATGTTCTTGCTCAGCTAAAAGCTCTCAAGCCtaaaggcaaaggcaaaggcaaaggcaaaggctTCGAGGATATGGTGAGACGCACAACTGGACTCACATTACCCCCTTCTCGCAGCTTCcctatttcaaggacctcaaactTCCTTACAATATTGATGTGATGCACACCGAAAAGAATGTGGCAGAGTCCCTTTTCCACACGATCCTCAACATTCCTGATAAGACGAAGGATAACATTAAAGCTAGAGCCGATCAACAGAGAATTTGTGATAGACCACGTCTGAACATGAAGCCTCCCACAGGCGGTCGAAAAAACTGGTTCAAGCCAGATGCTGACTTTGTCCTTAAACTGCCAGAAAAAAATGAAGTACTTATCTGGCTGAAACAAATTTTGAAGTTCACCGATGGTTATGCATCAAATATAAGTAAGGGAGTCAATCTTTCAACGGGCAAAGTGACCGGCCTAAAGAGTCATGACTACCATGTATGGATTGAGCGGATAATGCCGGTGATGGTTCGAGGCTATGTCCCCGAGCCTGAGCCAGCGCACTAGCACGCCCATGACCAGTGCACAGTCACAGTCCCTCTTTCAGGAGTGGCAATCTGTAAGTATCATTGTTCAATATATCTTCCGATATTCcaataaatcggccgatttatcgcttatCCTGGTCTGACCATAAGATAAATCGGTCGATAAATCAaccgatatggcgataaatcggccgatatgccgataaactggccgatttaccccttatcataggtcgaccgataagttcccgataagcgatatccccaacattggtaagtatttccctcttATCTTCATTGCTCACTTTATTTTCCGCATTTAGTAGTTTTATGAGTTCCATCATGTCATACTGTAGGCCTACATGGAGTACACACGCCAGGAGACCATGGCGTGGCACGCGGCCTTCCACGCATACCATGAGCAGAACAATCTCCAAATGTAGTATGCTCTTCAGGAAATGGCGGCCGGCAGGGTTCCTCAATTGCAACCGGCAGCATCTCCTCCACCACAACCAAGGTTGCTTACCTTTGAGGAGTTTGTGGCACAGAACGCTGGCCCCTCGCCGGTTAGTTCATCCCCAATCTATTCACTCAAAGCATATCATGCCTTTCAACACAGTCATATATCCCGTTAATATGTCTTTTCAACATCCAGGGAACCGGTGGATCAAGCGTTGGCGGTGGTCTTCGCAGCACTCCTGAGTCACGGACCCTGACCACTCCGAtccacggaggcggaggcggaggtggaggcggtctTGGCGGTAGCGCTGCCAATAGCAGTGACGACCTAGGCTTCGGCGGTCTTGGCGGGGACGACCTCCGCGGTGCTCGACGTCGTGGCGCTTAAGCCTTTGGGTCACATTGTGGCGGTCTTGGTGGTGATGATACTTATATGCTTGTGAGGTTTCTTATTGTTGTTTGTGAGATTCTTATATGCTTGGTGGTGATGATACTTATATGTTTATACTTTGTGATGCTTCTTATGATGTGTGATGATGAATTTGTTGTGTGATGCTGCTGGGCCAGCTGTTATGTGATGCATATATTTGTTGTGTGATGCTGCTGGGCCAGCTATTATATTCAAATGAATTGAGCTGaaacaaaacagaaaaaaggaaaaaaaacagacagaaactatgccgacggcctagccgtcggcatagattcaAACTAAGCCGACgactaggccgtcggcatagacctGCTGCGTGAGCTCCCAGTGGCCGACACATGGCAGGcttatgccgacggcctagccgtcggcttaGACCTGCCCCAGGGGTGACGCCTGCTTGCCACGTGGCACAACTAaaccgacggctaggccgtcggcatagacgtGCCACGTGGCGAGCAGGCGTTGGTCAGCACTTGACGGCGGCCGCCGTTAGGCGATAACGTTACCGACGGCCAGGGCCGTCGACATAGTTGGTACAGACACCGTCGAGATaggacctatgccgacggccttccTGGCTACGCCGATGGATATTATGCCGACGgccctatgccgacgggggccgttGGCATAGGCCTGTCCCGACGGCCAGTcagggctatgccgacggccctggccgtcggcatagggcgCGATTCCGGTAGTGCTGCCGCTGCCTCCCTGCCGGTGCGCCGGCCGGAATCGAAGCTGCCATTGCCTCCACGTTCCCCAGATGCTCCATCCCACCTTGGTCCTCATCCCTCCCTCCGTACCATGTTCTTTTCATTTTTTGCAGAAATTTGGGATTAGTCTGTACAAAATTGGACACAAGCTGTACTAGTTCAGTTTACTGAGAAGCTGTACCAATTTATCCATGGTTTGAGTTTGTGGATTCAATCCAAAATGAGAAACAGTTTGGATTGGATTGGGTTGAAAAAATCTGCAGTTTGGTTTGGTTTGGGTTCTAGCTGGCTCTTTTTGGATCGGTTTAATTTGGATCCTGGGCGTGTATTCATATGGACTGAGCTGGCTTTGGTCTGGATGTGAAACTATTCCCAGGATTACATGCAGGTTGTAGTCACAAGATATCTGGTTGAGTTTCTTGTTAGACATATGTACTGAAAAACCGAAATGAACAATTTCTATATCTATATGGATACCATACTGTAAGCCGAAGCAACAAACCAGCAAAATGGGAAATAGTCTAGAGGCAAAACAGCTACTTCTGGCTTTCATTCAGTTTCCATAACCAAAAGGCGATGATAAAGTTTGTAAGAGCCAACCCCCAAGGATGTTAAAATTATCTTTGGAGCTACCAACCAAAGGGAATTCTGTTTTCTAATTTCCACTGGAATTTGTGTGGGAAGAAACAACAACATTGCCCATCTTCAAAACTTTAGAAACAAATCAAGGAAGAAGTTGCTTGTGTTCTCCAACTCTCAACAACACACGGCCTCATCTTCACCGCTGCTGATTACTTCAACAATTCAGTCCTGCAGCGCTACCCAGACGTTCGCCAATCATCTAGTGGTATATAACTGATGCCAAAGCGTACCGTCTGTGCAAGTAACTGTATGTTTTCCACAACTGCAAACTACACAGAAGGTGGTGCTATTTTCAGATAATGCATCATCTTTTAAGGTCAGCCACGTCCAACCACACAAGGAAGCAAATATACCCATATTGACGGGACATTACAAATAACTCAGAAATGCCCGCAAATAAGCAAAGTTCATATTCTGTGTATCAAAATCTCCTTTTCATTCAATATAACAACTTGCAATTCACAGAACATGCTCTTGTCCTTGGGGCCATCCTTGCAACTTCAACCAGATTTTACATCCGATGCATGTATATATGATACACAGAGCAAAAGTACATGAAGTGAAATTTTTCAACAAGCATGGTTGAGCTGCAATACCATTTCATTGTATAATTGTTTCAAAATTACACACGGAAACGAGCACAGTAGACGCTGAGTTCATCAGGTCATCACTGCAGCTATAGTACATGAAATGAAATTTTTAACAAGCAAGGTTGAGCACATGTGCAATACAATTTCACACTCCACCGAAACAATTATTCAAGTATAATTGTTTTAACATGAGACACGGAAACGAGCAAAGTAGATGCTGAGTTCAAAGCTTCCTCCTACATAGAAATTACGTATTTCCTATATACTCACACGGCTGTTAAGCGTGGAGTTCGACGATGAAGAAGCACCAATTAATTAATGTTCCCCTGTAGTCCTCGGAAAAACCGTGGAAGCCTCACACGGCTGCCATTTTCTTTCCTCCGGAAGAAGACATGCCTGACTAGGCTCTCTTTGTGATAGAGTCCAAGAATCCTCGGACGGACGCTCTGCCATGGGAGTTTCTCCAGCAGCTCGCCCTTGCTGTTGTAGAAGCAACGATTGTTTACAAGCACATCTCCATTCTCAGACAGAACCTTTCCGTGTACAACATATTCCTCTGGCAATTCAGTTGTGCACTTTGATGACCATACCTCCACCTTGTAGTCCTGCAACACCCATGCTTTTACGGTCATGGTACCGACATCTATCTGGCCGATGCCGAGTGTACCATCCATCTGCAGCAGTTGTGCTGAGCTGCAGGCTGTGGGAGATTGGATCCACCTGAATGATTCAGCCAGTGTATCAAAAATTATGATCTCGCCGTCAAAGGCGTTGACAGTGTACCAGTGCAGGCAGTCATGTAGCAGGACAGGCGGGTGGTGGCAGGCATGAAGATGCCAGCATGACCTGTCCTTCTTTATAGACGACGAGGCCACCGGCAGACCGACACATCTCTCTTTTTTCCCCACGGTGAGGACGTAGTAGTAGACAACATTGTCGTCGCTGTTGTTTGGGCGCTTCCAGTAGAGGATGCGGTACTCGCCGGACGGGTGGTGAGGGTACAGGGCGGCGACATTGCCGCCGGTCAGATCCGGTAGCGCGCACCACTGACGCGTGGCTGGATTGCAGAGGTAGAAGCGGTGGTTGGAGTAAGATATGAGGATGAGGCCGTCGCAGGAGGCGTGCAAGGTGAAGTTACGGCGAGAGTAGTTGTAGTCTACGTACGCGAGGACGGGCCGGCGCGCGGCGGGGGTTCGCCGGATGTCCAGGGCATCGACCGCGGCGTGGGCGGTGTACTCATTGCCCTTGGTACGGAAGAAGACCAGCGGGAGCGACGGCTGGCGGCGGTGGTGGGCGTCGGAGGCCAGACGGCACCAGGAGCGGCAGACCAAGCGGCAGCGGAGGAGCTCCTTGGCCGGCAGGCGGGCGAGGATCTCCCATTGGAAGAGCTCGTCCGggagggcggcgacggcggcaaGGCCGCGCTTGCACGACGTCCCGTTCACCATGGTCTTGCACGGGGGATCGTAGGGTTTGGGCGGCTGCGGATCGTAGGGTCTGGTGGAGAATTGGGAAATCATGGCTTGCACAAGTATTAAAGCACCAGCCAACGGTGGATTAATCCATCTCGCGCCTTCAttgatttttttaaataaatatCTACATATCCATTGAGAATATGTGCAAGTTTTCACAGATACAACTTTTTATTGGAAATATGATTTTTTGAATCATTTGAAAAAAGGCTCCATAAGTTCCCTCCCACATTTGTTATGCCAGGCTACATATACCCAAGAAAAGAAAAGGCTAGAGCTAGTTCGTGAATTGCCCGCCATCGCATTGTACAAACAGGATAGGGCCGATATATGGCCACTGAGCCTTCTAAAAGGATCTACTAAATTTATCGAGTTGTTTTAAAGAATCAAAACTGTCGGTTATTAACGGATCTACATATAGCATTTCTTGCATAGCGGAGaaggcctcgagccatttatagAGAATATGCATCTACTTGTTTTTCTTAT from Triticum urartu cultivar G1812 chromosome 3, Tu2.1, whole genome shotgun sequence encodes:
- the LOC125542806 gene encoding F-box protein At5g49610-like, which codes for MVNGTSCKRGLAAVAALPDELFQWEILARLPAKELLRCRLVCRSWCRLASDAHHRRQPSLPLVFFRTKGNEYTAHAAVDALDIRRTPAARRPVLAYVDYNYSRRNFTLHASCDGLILISYSNHRFYLCNPATRQWCALPDLTGGNVAALYPHHPSGEYRILYWKRPNNSDDNVVYYYVLTVGKKERCVGLPVASSSIKKDRSCWHLHACHHPPVLLHDCLHWYTVNAFDGEIIIFDTLAESFRWIQSPTACSSAQLLQMDGTLGIGQIDVGTMTVKAWVLQDYKVEVWSSKCTTELPEEYVVHGKVLSENGDVLVNNRCFYNSKGELLEKLPWQSVRPRILGLYHKESLVRHVFFRRKENGSRVRLPRFFRGLQGNIN